The following proteins are co-located in the uncultured Tolumonas sp. genome:
- a CDS encoding LysE family translocator, translated as MAIGLFAAFWAVSILFVITPGMDWAYAISAGMQGRVVIPAVSGLLLGHFVAIMLVAAGIGALVASNPVALTVLTVIGATYLLWLGFNMFTHPSVPNAGQVQESNSWRHWTIKGACVSGLNPKVFLLFLALLPQFTDPTGSWSIPVQIIALGVMHILSCGTVYFLVGFCAQTVLRTRPKAAQYVSQISGLAMIVIALLLLVEQLF; from the coding sequence ATGGCGATCGGCTTATTCGCTGCATTCTGGGCAGTTTCCATTCTGTTTGTGATCACCCCTGGCATGGATTGGGCTTATGCAATTTCAGCAGGTATGCAAGGACGAGTGGTGATACCTGCGGTATCTGGATTATTGCTGGGGCATTTTGTAGCGATCATGCTTGTTGCTGCAGGGATCGGTGCTTTGGTGGCAAGCAACCCCGTTGCACTTACTGTCTTAACCGTGATCGGGGCAACCTATTTATTGTGGCTTGGCTTCAACATGTTTACTCATCCATCTGTGCCAAACGCCGGCCAGGTTCAGGAAAGTAACTCCTGGCGTCATTGGACAATCAAAGGCGCTTGTGTGAGCGGGTTGAATCCCAAAGTATTCCTGTTATTTCTTGCATTATTACCACAATTTACCGACCCAACAGGTTCATGGTCTATTCCAGTTCAAATTATCGCATTAGGTGTAATGCATATATTAAGCTGTGGTACGGTCTATTTTTTAGTTGGTTTTTGTGCTCAGACGGTATTACGCACACGCCCAAAAGCCGCACAATATGTCAGTCAAATATCCGGATTAGCAATGATAGTGATCGCGTTACTGTTGTTGGTAGAACAACTTTTTTAA
- a CDS encoding Cof-type HAD-IIB family hydrolase, producing the protein MSYVLIACDMDETLLNDQHEICQRNVDAIIRAKKEFGVKFVPATGRGYLSIQHNLKTLGLYDEANEYVLSFNGGALTENRGNNLIQFKGLDFLKMKEIFEYGLDKDVCIRVYTKDQIFVFNLSESEAIRINSLKVPCNIMSENNVDFLADEPIAKILYQNLDIPYLKELKHNMKSITDGHCSVTYSSNRYMEFNALGVDKGQGLCDLVNILGLDIKDTIAVGDNYNDLAMLKVAGLSVAAQNATQDIKAVCDYTTKADNNEGVIAELIEKFIFNQ; encoded by the coding sequence ATGTCTTATGTATTAATAGCTTGTGACATGGATGAAACACTCTTAAATGATCAACATGAAATTTGTCAAAGAAACGTTGATGCGATCATAAGAGCTAAAAAAGAATTTGGCGTCAAATTTGTTCCCGCGACAGGTCGAGGCTATCTGTCTATTCAGCACAACTTAAAAACACTCGGTTTATATGATGAAGCTAATGAGTATGTGCTCTCTTTCAATGGTGGTGCTTTAACTGAAAACAGAGGCAATAATCTAATTCAATTTAAAGGCTTAGACTTTCTGAAAATGAAGGAGATTTTTGAATACGGCCTTGATAAAGATGTCTGCATTCGTGTTTATACCAAAGATCAGATTTTTGTTTTTAATCTCTCAGAATCAGAAGCTATAAGGATCAATAGCCTCAAAGTGCCCTGCAACATTATGAGCGAAAATAACGTCGACTTTTTGGCCGATGAACCAATAGCCAAGATATTATATCAGAACCTTGATATCCCATATCTGAAAGAGCTTAAACATAATATGAAATCAATTACTGATGGTCATTGCAGTGTCACTTACTCTTCAAATAGATATATGGAATTTAATGCGTTAGGTGTTGATAAAGGGCAGGGGCTTTGTGATTTAGTAAATATATTGGGTTTGGATATCAAAGACACCATTGCCGTTGGTGATAACTATAATGACTTAGCAATGCTTAAAGTGGCTGGTTTATCCGTCGCAGCGCAGAACGCAACTCAAGATATAAAAGCCGTGTGTGATTACACGACCAAAGCGGATAACAATGAGGGTGTCATTGCTGAGTTAATCGAGAAATTTATATTTAACCAATGA
- a CDS encoding undecaprenyl-diphosphatase: MVELFNQTLFLLINADIQPNALIVMLAKLMADLPIWLVPSLLIIGWLRGDNAIRQGFLAAALTAVIALSVNQIIGFFWQHPRPFMMGLGHTLISHVADSSFPSDHMTLICAVAFSLLWHPALRKLGCMLLCLSLPVAWARIYLGVHFPLDMIGAMLVTASCAWLIQYQQKMLIEPVFKIVSSLYEWVFSPAIQRGWLK; the protein is encoded by the coding sequence ATGGTGGAACTTTTTAACCAAACTTTATTTTTACTCATAAATGCTGATATTCAGCCTAATGCGCTGATTGTAATGTTGGCTAAATTGATGGCCGACTTGCCAATCTGGCTAGTTCCATCGTTGCTCATTATCGGCTGGTTAAGAGGTGATAACGCTATTCGACAAGGATTTTTAGCAGCGGCTTTAACTGCTGTTATTGCATTATCAGTCAACCAAATCATTGGTTTTTTCTGGCAACATCCACGTCCATTTATGATGGGGCTGGGACATACATTGATCTCGCATGTTGCTGACTCATCATTTCCTAGTGACCACATGACGTTGATTTGTGCTGTGGCTTTTTCATTGCTGTGGCATCCGGCATTACGCAAACTGGGCTGCATGTTGTTATGTCTTTCTTTGCCAGTTGCCTGGGCAAGAATATACCTAGGCGTGCATTTCCCGCTCGACATGATAGGCGCAATGTTAGTGACAGCGTCATGTGCATGGTTAATTCAGTATCAGCAAAAAATGCTCATTGAACCTGTGTTTAAAATTGTCTCATCGCTGTATGAATGGGTGTTTTCTCCCGCTATTCAACGCGGTTGGTTGAAATAA
- the modD gene encoding ModD protein, with translation MRCVLTDEQLLKLLHDDVPFGDLTTELLLAPNKPVQIIFTARQDMTVCCIEEAARLFHLCGAECELSVSSGDRVIKGALLLKANGSSDAIFAAWKVTQILVEWASGIASATRTLVDAAGHVPVACTRKQSPGTKALSVKAVKAGGGVMHRLGLSETILLFAEHRQFLTESPEVILQQLKIKAPEHRRVVEVHDLNDAKNWALAGAEVLQMDKFSLADVRACHTYCQENNLPVILAVAGGVNANNAADYVSAGAGLLVTSAPYHAEPKDVQVTFSALK, from the coding sequence ATGCGTTGTGTACTTACTGATGAACAATTGTTGAAGTTGTTACACGATGATGTCCCGTTTGGCGATCTCACTACAGAGTTATTGCTGGCACCAAATAAACCAGTCCAAATTATTTTTACTGCTCGGCAAGATATGACGGTCTGCTGTATCGAAGAGGCTGCCCGGCTATTTCATTTATGTGGAGCAGAATGTGAATTATCAGTTTCTTCGGGCGATCGTGTAATTAAAGGCGCCTTATTATTAAAAGCGAACGGAAGTTCTGATGCGATATTTGCAGCTTGGAAAGTCACGCAGATCTTAGTTGAGTGGGCGAGTGGTATCGCGAGCGCAACTCGTACATTAGTCGATGCTGCGGGTCATGTACCTGTGGCGTGCACGCGAAAACAGAGTCCGGGTACTAAGGCTTTGTCAGTAAAAGCGGTTAAAGCTGGCGGGGGAGTCATGCATCGGTTGGGGTTATCAGAAACGATTTTACTATTTGCGGAACATCGGCAATTTTTAACGGAATCCCCAGAAGTTATTTTGCAGCAATTAAAAATCAAAGCACCAGAGCATCGGCGGGTTGTCGAAGTGCACGACTTGAATGATGCGAAAAATTGGGCCTTAGCGGGTGCAGAAGTGTTGCAAATGGATAAATTTTCTTTAGCTGATGTGCGTGCTTGCCATACTTATTGTCAAGAAAATAACTTACCAGTGATTCTTGCGGTTGCCGGAGGCGTGAATGCGAATAATGCTGCAGATTATGTTTCTGCAGGTGCGGGCTTATTGGTGACATCTGCGCCGTATCATGCGGAACCGAAAGATGTGCAAGTTACTTTTTCTGCACTGAAATAA
- a CDS encoding alpha/beta hydrolase, which yields MRNLIHSFDVTQWGHSDKTIVLGHGFGTDQTCWKPQIKMLLDEGYQVIMLDFAGATAKTTEVFDPLRHQSLYGFAEDLIMLIESLNVHSAVYIGHSMGGMAGVLAQNGSKDIFDALILLGSSACYVDHISADYIGGFSDTDINGLLHAMQENYAVWANGFAPLVVGQSNPYLSYSDFTQNLLKLRPDVAHSVLKAAFLSDHRADIDQLDTTLYVLQTSIDHAVPMAAAQWLANHGKAQELLEISTHGHLPHITAPQLVNDAILKCLRTYEETC from the coding sequence ATGAGGAACTTGATTCATTCCTTTGATGTAACTCAGTGGGGGCACAGTGATAAAACCATCGTCTTAGGACACGGCTTTGGTACAGATCAAACCTGCTGGAAACCTCAAATAAAGATGTTGTTGGATGAGGGATACCAGGTTATTATGCTTGATTTTGCTGGTGCTACCGCTAAAACAACTGAAGTGTTTGATCCATTACGCCATCAATCGCTATATGGTTTTGCTGAAGACCTAATCATGCTGATAGAATCACTCAATGTACATTCAGCGGTTTACATTGGTCATTCTATGGGCGGCATGGCTGGCGTATTAGCTCAAAATGGCAGCAAAGATATTTTTGATGCCCTCATTTTATTGGGTTCATCTGCTTGTTATGTAGACCATATTTCTGCTGATTATATTGGTGGATTCAGCGACACAGACATTAATGGTCTGCTACACGCTATGCAGGAAAACTATGCGGTGTGGGCTAATGGCTTTGCTCCTTTAGTCGTCGGCCAATCTAACCCTTATCTCAGTTATTCAGATTTTACTCAAAACCTACTGAAACTCCGGCCTGATGTCGCTCATTCAGTACTGAAAGCTGCATTTTTATCTGACCATCGAGCCGATATAGATCAATTAGATACTACGTTATATGTTTTACAAACTAGCATTGATCATGCAGTCCCAATGGCGGCAGCTCAGTGGTTGGCAAATCATGGGAAAGCACAAGAGTTGCTTGAAATTTCGACCCACGGCCATTTACCACACATCACGGCACCTCAGTTGGTCAACGATGCAATCCTTAAATGCTTGAGAACTTATGAAGAAACCTGTTGA